Proteins co-encoded in one Methylobacterium sp. WL1 genomic window:
- a CDS encoding SDR family oxidoreductase, which produces MRLDGKIAIVTGAGSGFGAGIAERFAAEGARVACVDIDRAAAKRVAAGIGANAIAIAADVGAAADVEASVAETRERFGIPHILVNNAGTTHRNKPLLEVTEDEFDRVFRVNVKSIFHYVRTIAPLMRDRGGGVILNVSSTAALRPRPGLTWYNASKGAASLASKSLALELAPWKIRVNALCPVMGATALLEHFMGVPDTPENRERFIATIPLGRMSRAEDIAAAALFLASDEAAFITGIDMPVDGGRTA; this is translated from the coding sequence ATGAGGCTCGACGGCAAGATCGCGATCGTGACGGGGGCCGGGAGTGGGTTCGGCGCGGGCATCGCCGAGCGCTTCGCCGCCGAGGGCGCGCGCGTCGCCTGCGTGGATATCGACCGGGCGGCGGCGAAGCGGGTCGCGGCCGGGATCGGGGCGAACGCCATCGCGATCGCCGCCGATGTCGGGGCGGCGGCCGATGTCGAGGCCAGCGTCGCTGAGACCCGCGAACGGTTCGGCATCCCCCACATCCTGGTCAACAACGCCGGCACCACCCACCGCAACAAGCCGCTGCTGGAGGTCACCGAGGACGAGTTCGACCGCGTGTTCCGGGTGAACGTGAAGTCGATCTTCCACTACGTCCGGACAATCGCCCCGCTGATGCGCGACCGGGGCGGCGGCGTGATCCTCAACGTCAGCTCGACGGCGGCGCTCCGGCCGCGTCCCGGCCTGACCTGGTACAACGCCTCCAAGGGGGCGGCGAGCCTCGCCTCAAAATCGCTGGCGCTGGAATTGGCCCCCTGGAAGATCCGGGTGAACGCCCTGTGTCCGGTGATGGGCGCGACCGCGCTGCTCGAGCATTTCATGGGGGTGCCCGACACCCCGGAGAACCGCGAGAGGTTCATTGCGACGATCCCCCTCGGGCGGATGTCGCGGGCCGAAGACATCGCCGCCGCGGCCCTGTTCCTGGCCTCCGACGAGGCCGCGTTCATCACCGGGATCGACATGCCGGTCGATGGCGGCCGGACAGCCTGA
- the ade gene encoding adenine deaminase, which produces MDRVDFLRRAIDQGQGRTEADLVLKGGRFLDLVTGDLVASDIAICGDRIVGTFGSYRGRREIDIAGKVVVPGFIDTHFHVESSLMPPQEFERCVLPHGVTTGLCDPHEMANVLGTEAFAWFLASSETLAMDLRVQLSSCVPATDHLETSGARIGVADLLPFAGHPKVIGLAEFMNFPGVLAADPGVLEKLAAFQGRLIDGHAPLLRGSALNGYIAAGIRTEHEATTPEEAMEKLSKGMTVLIREGSVSKDLHALAPILTERTAPFLAFCTDDRNPLDIAEEGHLDYVIRTAIALGAPPLAAYRAASWSAARALGLHDRGLVAPGQRADLVVLDDFLDCRVARVFSAGRLVEDALFADRPAIQPIGRNSLRARRVTAADFAAPGSGPSTPVIGVVPGKLITLRHDLSLPYSAGERRIDLDQDVIKVAVVERHGKTPPGERGIGVAFVKGFGLKRGAIASSVGHDSHNVTVVGADDADMAAAVNRLGAIEGGFVVVEGGRVLAEIALPVAGLMSLLPFDGIGAALVTLRAAARGLGVVLPEPFLQVAFLPLPVIPHLKITDKGLVDVDRFALIDP; this is translated from the coding sequence ATGGACCGAGTGGATTTCCTGCGGCGGGCCATCGACCAGGGCCAGGGCCGGACCGAGGCCGACCTCGTGCTCAAGGGCGGACGCTTCCTCGATCTCGTCACCGGCGACCTCGTCGCCTCCGATATCGCGATCTGCGGCGACCGGATCGTCGGCACCTTCGGCAGCTATCGCGGCCGCCGCGAGATCGATATCGCCGGCAAGGTCGTGGTGCCGGGCTTCATCGATACGCATTTCCACGTCGAATCCTCGCTGATGCCGCCGCAGGAATTCGAGCGCTGCGTCCTGCCCCATGGCGTCACGACCGGCTTGTGCGACCCGCACGAGATGGCGAACGTGCTGGGAACCGAAGCGTTCGCGTGGTTCCTGGCCTCGTCCGAGACCCTGGCGATGGACCTGCGGGTCCAGCTCTCGTCCTGCGTGCCGGCCACCGACCACCTCGAGACCTCGGGCGCCCGGATCGGGGTGGCCGACCTGCTGCCCTTCGCGGGCCATCCCAAGGTGATCGGGCTCGCCGAGTTCATGAATTTCCCGGGCGTGCTCGCCGCGGACCCGGGCGTGCTGGAAAAGCTCGCGGCGTTCCAGGGCCGGCTGATCGACGGCCACGCGCCGCTGCTGCGCGGGAGCGCGCTCAACGGCTACATCGCAGCCGGCATCCGCACCGAGCACGAGGCGACCACGCCCGAAGAGGCGATGGAAAAACTGTCCAAGGGCATGACCGTGCTGATCCGCGAGGGCTCGGTCTCCAAGGACCTGCACGCCCTGGCGCCGATCCTCACCGAGCGCACGGCACCGTTCCTGGCCTTCTGCACGGACGACCGGAACCCCCTCGACATCGCCGAAGAGGGCCACCTCGACTACGTCATCCGCACCGCGATCGCGCTGGGCGCACCGCCGCTGGCGGCCTACCGGGCGGCGTCCTGGTCGGCGGCCCGGGCGTTGGGGCTGCACGACCGCGGCCTGGTGGCGCCGGGCCAGCGAGCCGACCTCGTCGTCCTCGACGATTTCCTCGACTGTCGCGTCGCCCGGGTCTTCAGCGCCGGGCGACTGGTGGAGGACGCGCTGTTCGCCGACCGGCCCGCGATCCAGCCGATCGGCCGGAACAGCCTGCGGGCCCGCCGGGTGACGGCGGCGGATTTCGCGGCCCCCGGTTCCGGGCCATCGACGCCGGTGATCGGCGTGGTGCCGGGCAAGCTCATCACCCTGCGGCACGACCTGTCGCTGCCCTACAGCGCAGGCGAGCGCCGGATCGACCTGGATCAGGACGTCATCAAGGTCGCGGTGGTGGAGCGCCACGGGAAGACGCCGCCGGGGGAGCGGGGCATCGGCGTGGCGTTCGTGAAGGGCTTCGGCCTGAAGCGCGGCGCGATCGCCTCCTCGGTCGGGCACGACAGCCACAACGTCACGGTGGTCGGCGCCGACGATGCCGACATGGCCGCGGCGGTGAACCGGCTCGGCGCCATCGAGGGCGGGTTCGTCGTGGTCGAGGGCGGCCGGGTGCTCGCCGAGATCGCCCTGCCGGTCGCCGGCTTGATGAGCCTGCTCCCGTTCGATGGGATCGGTGCCGCGCTGGTGACCCTGCGGGCGGCGGCGCGTGGCCTCGGCGTCGTCCTGCCCGAGCCGTTCCTGCAGGTCGCGTTCCTGCCGCTGCCCGTGATCCCGCACCTGAAGATCACCGACAAGGGCTTGGTGGATGTCGACCGTTTCGCGTTGATCGATCCGTGA
- a CDS encoding GDSL-type esterase/lipase family protein has product MVAPIVFIGDSITEAWGFHRAETFAAHDLVPRGGSGQTARWITMRFRRDLEETGARGVHLLCGVNDIGRNEGFFVPADEIARTLAGMLDEARAMGVSAWVGSIMPAARIPWNPTVPDAPAMIAAVNAWLREHAHEHGATFIDYHAVLADGSGALRRAYTTDGLHLSPAGYKAIEPLMLSALGRAPAGDTVQAFSGTKPRSFGGSRLVAIAAAVAIVITGAALVLALR; this is encoded by the coding sequence TTGGTCGCGCCGATCGTATTCATCGGGGACTCGATCACCGAAGCCTGGGGCTTCCACCGGGCCGAGACCTTCGCGGCCCACGACCTGGTTCCCCGGGGCGGGTCCGGCCAGACGGCGCGCTGGATCACCATGCGGTTCCGCCGCGACCTGGAGGAGACCGGCGCCCGGGGCGTCCACCTCCTCTGCGGCGTCAACGATATCGGGCGCAACGAGGGGTTCTTCGTTCCCGCCGACGAGATCGCCCGGACGCTGGCCGGCATGCTCGACGAGGCCCGGGCCATGGGCGTGTCGGCCTGGGTCGGCTCGATCATGCCGGCCGCCCGGATCCCGTGGAACCCCACGGTCCCGGACGCACCGGCGATGATCGCCGCCGTTAATGCCTGGCTCCGCGAACACGCGCACGAGCACGGCGCGACCTTCATCGACTACCACGCGGTGCTGGCGGACGGATCCGGGGCGCTGCGCAGGGCCTACACCACCGACGGCCTCCATCTCAGCCCGGCAGGCTACAAGGCGATCGAGCCGCTGATGCTGTCGGCTTTGGGGCGAGCGCCTGCGGGGGATACGGTTCAGGCTTTCAGCGGCACGAAGCCACGCTCATTCGGTGGGTCGCGCCTCGTAGCGATTGCTGCCGCGGTTGCCATCGTGATCACCGGCGCGGCCCTCGTGCTCGCGCTGCGCTGA
- the ilvD gene encoding dihydroxy-acid dehydratase gives MPVYRSRTTTHGRNMAGARGLWRATGMKDGDFGKPIIAVVNSFTQFVPGHVHLKDLGQLVAREIEKAGGVAKEFNTIAVDDGIAMGHDGMLYSLPSRELIADSVEYMVNAHCADAMVCISNCDKITPGMLMACLRLNIPTVFVSGGPMEAGKVQLPGIAKKVDLVDAMIAAADDRISDEDVAVIERSACPTCGSCSGMFTANSMNCLTEALGLALPGNGSVLATHADRKRLFVEAGHLIVDLARRHYEQDDASVLPRAVASVTAFENAMTLDIAMGGSTNTVLHLLAAAHEGEVPFTMADIDRLSRRVPVLCKVAPAVANVHMEDVHRAGGIMAILGELDRAGLIETEVGNVAAGTLGAALARWDVRGTPSASVQSFYRAAPGGVPTQVAFSQESRFDELDLDREGGVIREAAHAYSRDGGLAVLYGNLAEQGCIVKTAGVDASILTFTGTARVFESQDAAVDGILNGKVTAGEVVLIRYEGPRGGPGMQEMLYPTSYLKSKGLGKACALVTDGRFSGGSSGLSIGHVSPEAAEGGLIGLVRDGDTIAIDIPARSIDLVVEPAELERRRAEQDAAGWQPASPRKRKVTTALRAYAMLTTSAAHGAVRRV, from the coding sequence ATGCCCGTCTATCGTTCCCGCACCACCACACATGGCCGCAACATGGCCGGCGCCCGCGGCCTCTGGCGCGCCACCGGCATGAAGGACGGCGATTTCGGCAAGCCGATCATCGCCGTCGTGAACTCGTTCACCCAGTTCGTGCCCGGCCACGTCCACCTCAAGGATCTCGGCCAGCTGGTCGCCCGGGAGATCGAGAAGGCCGGCGGCGTCGCCAAGGAGTTCAACACCATCGCGGTCGATGACGGCATCGCGATGGGCCACGACGGCATGCTCTACTCGCTGCCGTCCCGGGAGCTGATCGCCGATTCCGTCGAGTACATGGTCAACGCGCACTGCGCGGACGCGATGGTATGCATCTCGAATTGCGACAAGATCACTCCCGGCATGCTCATGGCCTGCCTGCGGCTCAACATCCCGACGGTGTTCGTCTCGGGCGGTCCGATGGAGGCCGGCAAGGTCCAGCTGCCCGGCATCGCCAAGAAGGTCGATCTGGTCGACGCGATGATCGCGGCGGCCGACGACCGGATCTCGGACGAAGACGTCGCGGTGATCGAGCGTTCGGCCTGCCCGACCTGCGGCTCCTGCTCGGGCATGTTCACGGCCAACTCGATGAACTGCCTGACCGAGGCGCTGGGTCTGGCGCTGCCGGGCAACGGCTCCGTGCTAGCGACCCATGCCGACCGCAAGCGGCTGTTCGTGGAGGCCGGCCACCTGATCGTGGACCTCGCCCGCCGCCACTACGAGCAGGACGACGCGAGCGTGCTGCCCCGCGCGGTGGCGAGCGTCACGGCGTTCGAGAACGCCATGACCCTGGACATCGCCATGGGCGGCTCGACCAACACGGTGCTCCACCTGCTGGCCGCCGCCCACGAGGGCGAGGTGCCGTTCACCATGGCCGATATCGACCGGCTGTCGCGGCGGGTGCCGGTCCTGTGCAAGGTCGCCCCGGCGGTGGCCAACGTCCACATGGAGGACGTGCACCGGGCCGGCGGGATCATGGCCATCCTGGGCGAGCTCGACCGGGCGGGGCTGATCGAAACCGAGGTCGGCAACGTCGCCGCCGGGACCCTCGGCGCGGCGCTGGCCCGCTGGGACGTCCGCGGCACGCCCAGCGCCTCGGTCCAGAGCTTCTACCGCGCAGCCCCCGGGGGCGTGCCGACCCAGGTTGCGTTCAGCCAGGAATCCCGCTTCGACGAACTCGACCTCGACCGGGAGGGCGGGGTGATCCGCGAGGCCGCCCATGCCTATTCGCGGGATGGCGGCCTGGCGGTGCTCTACGGAAACCTCGCCGAGCAGGGCTGCATCGTGAAGACGGCGGGCGTCGACGCCTCGATCCTGACCTTCACGGGGACCGCCCGGGTGTTCGAGAGCCAGGACGCCGCGGTGGACGGGATCCTCAACGGCAAGGTCACGGCCGGGGAGGTCGTGCTGATCCGCTACGAGGGCCCGCGCGGCGGCCCCGGCATGCAGGAGATGCTCTACCCCACGAGCTACCTGAAATCGAAGGGCCTCGGCAAAGCCTGCGCGCTGGTCACCGACGGCCGCTTCTCGGGGGGGTCGTCCGGCCTGTCGATCGGCCACGTCTCCCCGGAGGCGGCCGAGGGCGGCCTGATCGGCCTGGTGCGCGACGGCGACACCATCGCCATCGACATCCCGGCCCGCTCCATCGACCTCGTCGTCGAACCCGCCGAATTGGAGCGGCGCCGTGCCGAGCAGGACGCCGCCGGCTGGCAGCCGGCGAGCCCGCGCAAGCGCAAGGTCACCACGGCGCTTCGCGCCTACGCGATGCTGACCACCAGCGCGGCGCACGGGGCGGTGCGGCGGGTGTGA
- a CDS encoding CaiB/BaiF CoA-transferase family protein yields the protein MNPNRPLKGLTILALEQAVAAPYCTSRLADAGARVIKIERREGDFARGYDSAVNGLASYFVWLNRGKESLVADIKDPDDVRLLHAILEDADVFVQNLAPGAAARAGFGSAELRARYPRLITVDISGYGAGHAYSDMKAYDLLVQAESGMAGITGHPAGPGRVGVSVCDIACGMDAHAAVLEALIARSISDVGCALEVSLFSGAADWMTVPLLYFEGTDREPLRVGLAHPTISPYGAYPTADGSLVLISIQNEREWARFCEGVLGEPDLARAEGYASNNARVANRAAVDLRIAAILVRLSRDAAATRLKAAGTAYGFVNTLADLATHPALVRAEVETPAGPARIVAPPVLIDGEVRALGRVPDIGEHSERIRREFGVER from the coding sequence ATGAACCCGAACCGGCCGCTGAAAGGGCTGACAATCCTCGCCCTGGAACAGGCCGTCGCGGCACCGTACTGCACGTCGCGGCTGGCCGATGCCGGCGCCCGGGTGATCAAGATCGAGCGGCGCGAGGGGGATTTCGCCCGGGGCTACGATTCCGCCGTCAACGGGCTGGCGAGCTACTTCGTCTGGCTGAATCGCGGCAAGGAGAGCTTGGTCGCCGATATCAAGGATCCGGACGATGTCCGGCTGTTGCACGCCATCCTGGAAGACGCCGACGTGTTCGTGCAGAACCTCGCCCCCGGAGCCGCCGCCCGGGCGGGGTTCGGCTCGGCGGAGTTGCGGGCACGCTATCCGCGCCTGATCACGGTCGACATCAGCGGCTACGGCGCCGGCCACGCCTACAGCGACATGAAGGCCTACGACCTGCTGGTGCAGGCCGAGAGCGGCATGGCCGGCATCACCGGGCATCCGGCCGGTCCGGGCCGCGTCGGCGTCTCGGTCTGCGACATCGCCTGCGGGATGGACGCCCATGCCGCGGTTCTGGAGGCGCTGATCGCCCGCTCCATCTCCGACGTGGGCTGCGCCCTGGAGGTCAGCCTGTTCAGCGGCGCGGCCGACTGGATGACCGTGCCGCTGCTCTACTTCGAGGGCACCGACCGGGAGCCGCTGCGCGTCGGCCTCGCCCATCCCACGATCTCGCCCTACGGCGCCTACCCGACGGCCGACGGCAGCCTGGTGCTCATCTCGATCCAGAACGAGCGGGAATGGGCTCGCTTCTGCGAAGGCGTATTGGGCGAGCCGGACCTCGCCCGCGCCGAGGGCTATGCTTCAAACAACGCCCGCGTGGCGAACCGCGCCGCCGTGGATCTGCGCATCGCCGCAATCCTGGTCCGGTTGAGCCGCGACGCGGCCGCCACCCGGCTCAAGGCTGCCGGCACCGCCTACGGCTTCGTCAACACCCTGGCCGACCTCGCCACCCACCCGGCCCTGGTCCGCGCCGAGGTCGAGACCCCGGCGGGCCCGGCCCGGATCGTCGCCCCGCCGGTCCTGATCGACGGCGAAGTCCGCGCGCTCGGGCGGGTGCCGGATATCGGAGAGCACAGCGAACGGATCCGGCGGGAGTTCGGGGTTGAGCGGTGA
- a CDS encoding acyl-CoA dehydrogenase family protein — MEAYTEIREAVAKLCAGFPGPYWRALDREMAYPTAFVTALTESGYLSVLIPEEYGGSGLPLSAAAAAAILEEVQRAGCNGGACHAQMYTMGTLLRHGSEAQKAAYLPAIAEGRLRLQAFGVTEPTSGTDTGSLKTTARREGDHYVVNGQKIWTSRAEHSDLMLLLVRTTPRTEGMKRTDGLSVLLVDMREAVGHGLTIRPIRTMMNHATTEVFFDNLRVPAVNLIGEEGKGFRYILSGMNAERILIAAECVGDAKWFIDRAKTYAVDRSVFGRPIGANQGVQFPIAKAYANMRAAELMVREALSLYESGTNPGAEANMAKMLAADAAFEAANACIQTHGGFGFAEEYDIERKFRETRLYQVAPISTNLILAYLSEHVLGLPRAY; from the coding sequence ATGGAAGCCTATACCGAGATCCGCGAGGCGGTCGCCAAGCTCTGCGCCGGGTTTCCCGGGCCGTATTGGCGGGCGCTCGACCGGGAGATGGCCTACCCGACCGCGTTCGTGACCGCCCTCACCGAGAGCGGCTACCTGTCGGTGTTGATCCCGGAGGAATACGGCGGCTCCGGCCTGCCGCTCTCCGCCGCCGCCGCCGCCGCGATCCTGGAGGAGGTCCAGCGGGCCGGCTGCAACGGCGGCGCCTGCCATGCGCAGATGTACACGATGGGCACGCTGCTCCGGCACGGCTCGGAGGCGCAGAAGGCCGCCTACCTGCCGGCGATCGCTGAAGGGCGCCTGCGCCTCCAGGCCTTCGGGGTCACCGAGCCGACATCGGGCACCGATACCGGCAGCCTGAAGACCACCGCCCGGCGCGAGGGCGACCACTACGTCGTCAACGGCCAGAAGATCTGGACCAGCCGGGCCGAGCACTCGGACCTGATGCTGCTCCTGGTGCGGACCACCCCGCGCACCGAGGGCATGAAGCGCACCGACGGCCTGTCGGTGCTGCTCGTCGACATGCGGGAGGCGGTCGGCCACGGCCTGACCATCCGGCCGATCCGCACCATGATGAACCATGCCACCACGGAGGTCTTCTTCGACAACCTCCGCGTCCCGGCCGTCAACCTGATCGGCGAAGAAGGAAAAGGCTTCCGGTACATCCTGTCCGGCATGAATGCCGAGCGCATCCTGATCGCCGCCGAATGCGTCGGCGACGCCAAGTGGTTCATCGACCGGGCCAAGACCTACGCGGTGGACCGCTCGGTGTTCGGCCGGCCGATCGGCGCCAACCAGGGCGTGCAGTTCCCGATCGCGAAAGCCTACGCCAACATGCGGGCGGCGGAGCTGATGGTCCGCGAGGCGCTGAGCCTCTACGAATCCGGGACCAATCCGGGCGCGGAGGCCAACATGGCCAAGATGCTCGCCGCCGACGCCGCGTTCGAGGCCGCCAACGCCTGCATCCAGACCCATGGCGGGTTCGGATTCGCGGAGGAATACGATATCGAGCGCAAGTTCCGCGAGACGCGTCTCTACCAGGTCGCGCCGATCTCCACGAACCTGATCCTCGCCTACCTGTCCGAGCACGTGCTCGGCCTGCCGCGCGCGTACTGA
- a CDS encoding GDP-L-fucose synthase gives MDGRDRTIFVAGHRGMVGSAIVRRLRELGYGRILTADRQALDLLDQAAVRAFFAQNRIDMVYLAAAKVGGIHANNTYPAEFIHENLLIQANLIHAAHVADVDRLLFLGSSCIYPKHAEQPMREDALLTGILEPTNEPYAIAKIAGIKMCESYNRQYGRRYRSVMPTNLYGPNDNFHPQNAHVLPALMRRLHEAKQAGSASVTVWGTGRAMREFLHVDDMARASVFVMELDDAVYAANTRPDLSHINVGTGADCTIRELAEALARVIGYAGRLEFDATKPDGTPRKLMDVSRLRAMGWRPEIDLERGLQQTYGWFLENHATLRG, from the coding sequence ATGGACGGGCGGGACAGGACCATCTTCGTGGCGGGGCACCGCGGGATGGTGGGATCAGCGATCGTGCGCCGGCTGCGGGAGCTGGGCTACGGGCGCATCCTCACGGCGGACCGGCAGGCCCTCGACCTGCTCGACCAGGCCGCGGTCCGGGCCTTCTTCGCCCAGAACCGGATCGACATGGTCTACCTCGCCGCCGCCAAGGTCGGCGGCATCCACGCCAACAACACCTACCCGGCCGAGTTCATCCACGAGAACCTGCTGATCCAGGCGAACCTGATCCACGCCGCGCACGTGGCCGACGTCGACCGGCTGCTGTTCCTGGGCTCGTCCTGCATCTACCCGAAGCACGCCGAGCAGCCGATGCGCGAGGACGCGCTGCTGACCGGGATCCTCGAGCCGACCAACGAGCCCTACGCGATCGCCAAGATCGCCGGGATCAAGATGTGCGAGAGCTACAACCGCCAGTACGGGCGCCGCTACCGCAGCGTGATGCCGACCAACCTGTATGGGCCGAACGACAACTTCCATCCGCAGAACGCCCACGTGCTGCCGGCGCTGATGCGGCGCCTGCACGAGGCCAAGCAGGCGGGCAGCGCCTCCGTCACCGTCTGGGGCACCGGCCGGGCGATGCGCGAGTTCCTGCACGTGGACGACATGGCACGCGCCAGCGTGTTCGTGATGGAGCTGGACGATGCGGTCTACGCCGCCAACACCCGGCCGGACCTGTCGCACATCAACGTCGGCACCGGCGCGGATTGCACCATCCGTGAACTGGCCGAGGCGCTGGCCCGGGTGATCGGCTACGCGGGCCGCCTGGAATTCGACGCGACGAAGCCCGACGGGACGCCGCGCAAGCTCATGGATGTCTCGCGCCTGCGCGCCATGGGCTGGCGGCCGGAGATCGATCTCGAACGCGGTCTCCAGCAGACCTACGGGTGGTTCCTGGAGAATCACGCCACGCTGCGCGGCTGA
- a CDS encoding organic hydroperoxide resistance protein, giving the protein MSVDVKYRTTATATGGRDGAAKTADGSFEVKLATPKELGGAGGPGANPEQLFASGYSACFLGAMKAVAPSLKLKVPAETTVTADVGIGPRSEGGFGITADLTISLPGLDRAEAQKLVDAAHQVCPYSNATRGNVDVGLKLA; this is encoded by the coding sequence ATGTCCGTAGACGTGAAGTACCGCACCACCGCGACCGCCACCGGAGGCCGTGACGGCGCCGCCAAGACCGCCGACGGCAGCTTCGAGGTGAAGCTCGCGACCCCGAAGGAGCTCGGCGGCGCGGGCGGTCCGGGCGCGAATCCCGAGCAGCTCTTCGCCTCCGGCTACTCGGCCTGCTTCCTGGGCGCCATGAAGGCGGTCGCCCCCTCGCTGAAGCTTAAGGTTCCGGCCGAGACCACCGTCACCGCCGATGTCGGCATCGGCCCCCGCTCCGAGGGCGGCTTCGGGATCACCGCCGACCTGACGATCAGCCTGCCGGGCCTCGACCGCGCCGAAGCGCAGAAGCTCGTGGACGCGGCCCACCAGGTCTGCCCGTACTCGAACGCCACCCGCGGCAACGTCGATGTCGGCCTGAAGCTCGCCTGA
- a CDS encoding SGNH/GDSL hydrolase family protein: MAQRAPDDIEQARRRTFLRDFHNFDSNIRFPAPYTQFAGKPLSAAAGQNWRYDALGYRNDMHAEPRSPTETLRVFVVGDSTLIDGQVFADTIPGRLETGLKRLHGDGARVYNFGATSACLNQMIALITTRLMDLQPDVIFVIGGATDVFQPWSFDPRAGYPYNHFANECLYDYFFNTTKSGADAEDLSYDSLQALIFGRLDNLRALTNWQSDIWEWEVVRQFELALKRLARLSGGIGAPLRFLLQPAIVRKTERVGDEQNTASAEFLGYLDRQYTRIEQVLGRLDADGLTQGPFTTRDLSRIFESDTRALFTDIVHVGSEGRQAIADRLAAEVAEVLGLPVEA; this comes from the coding sequence ATGGCCCAACGGGCCCCCGACGACATCGAGCAGGCTCGGCGCCGCACGTTCCTCCGTGACTTCCACAACTTCGATTCGAATATCCGTTTCCCGGCACCCTATACCCAGTTCGCCGGCAAGCCACTGTCGGCCGCGGCGGGGCAGAACTGGCGCTACGACGCGCTGGGCTACCGGAACGACATGCACGCGGAGCCACGCTCGCCCACGGAGACGCTGCGCGTGTTCGTGGTCGGCGACAGCACCCTGATCGACGGCCAGGTCTTCGCCGACACCATCCCGGGCCGATTGGAGACCGGGCTGAAGCGCCTGCACGGCGACGGGGCCCGGGTCTACAATTTCGGCGCGACGTCCGCCTGCCTGAATCAGATGATCGCACTGATCACGACGCGGCTGATGGACCTTCAGCCCGATGTAATCTTCGTGATCGGCGGCGCCACCGACGTCTTCCAACCCTGGAGCTTCGATCCGCGCGCCGGCTACCCGTACAATCACTTCGCCAACGAGTGCCTGTACGACTACTTCTTCAACACGACGAAGTCCGGCGCGGACGCCGAGGACCTGAGCTACGACAGCCTGCAGGCGTTGATCTTCGGCCGGCTCGACAACCTTCGCGCGCTGACCAACTGGCAATCCGACATTTGGGAATGGGAGGTCGTCCGTCAGTTCGAGTTGGCGCTAAAGCGCCTCGCCCGGCTGTCCGGGGGCATCGGCGCGCCGTTGCGGTTCCTCCTGCAGCCGGCGATCGTGCGCAAGACCGAGCGAGTCGGCGACGAGCAGAACACCGCGTCGGCTGAGTTCTTGGGATATCTCGACCGTCAATACACCCGGATCGAGCAGGTTCTGGGCCGGCTCGACGCCGATGGCCTCACGCAAGGGCCGTTCACGACCCGAGACCTCAGCCGGATCTTCGAGTCCGATACGCGCGCCCTGTTCACCGACATCGTCCATGTCGGCTCGGAGGGCCGGCAGGCGATCGCCGACCGCCTGGCCGCCGAGGTCGCGGAGGTGCTCGGCCTCCCCGTGGAGGCGTAG
- a CDS encoding MaoC family dehydratase N-terminal domain-containing protein, protein MTDVEAWIGRTRETSDLVTPRLRAEFRATFTPHLAPIPDGAAPPALHWCLAPETPPADALGPDGHAAKGGFLPPVPLPRRMWAGGQVETLAELREGDLVTRTETVRDVAFKEGRSGQLCFVTVEHALATASGVAIRERQDIVYREAAGAQTGTGATAERDDAAAYEQVWAVPATPTLLFRYSAMTFNGHRFHYDQPYATRVEGYADLVVHGPIQATLLMNLAAMLLGGVPRIFTHRGVSPLTANQIVRVCGRRNGETFEGVTLDEADRVCMRAQAA, encoded by the coding sequence ATGACCGACGTCGAAGCCTGGATCGGCCGCACCCGCGAGACCTCGGATCTCGTCACGCCGCGGCTGCGCGCCGAGTTCCGCGCGACCTTCACGCCGCATCTCGCCCCGATCCCGGACGGGGCGGCGCCGCCGGCCCTGCACTGGTGCCTCGCCCCCGAGACACCGCCCGCCGACGCCCTCGGCCCGGACGGTCACGCCGCCAAGGGCGGGTTCCTGCCGCCGGTGCCCCTGCCGCGGCGGATGTGGGCCGGCGGGCAAGTCGAGACGCTGGCCGAGCTGCGCGAGGGCGATCTGGTCACCCGGACCGAGACCGTGCGCGACGTGGCGTTCAAGGAGGGGCGCAGCGGGCAGCTGTGCTTCGTGACGGTCGAGCACGCGCTCGCCACGGCAAGCGGCGTGGCGATCCGCGAGCGGCAGGACATCGTCTACCGGGAGGCGGCCGGCGCGCAGACCGGCACCGGGGCCACGGCCGAACGCGACGACGCGGCCGCCTACGAGCAGGTCTGGGCCGTGCCGGCGACGCCGACGCTGCTGTTCCGCTACTCGGCCATGACCTTCAACGGCCATCGCTTCCACTACGACCAGCCCTACGCCACGCGCGTCGAGGGCTATGCCGACCTGGTGGTCCACGGCCCGATCCAGGCGACGCTGCTGATGAACCTCGCCGCGATGCTGCTCGGCGGGGTGCCGCGCATCTTCACGCATCGCGGCGTCTCGCCGTTGACGGCCAACCAGATCGTTCGCGTGTGCGGACGGCGGAACGGAGAGACGTTCGAGGGCGTCACGTTGGACGAGGCGGACCGCGTCTGCATGCGTGCGCAGGCGGCCTGA